Within Micromonospora parathelypteridis, the genomic segment TACGTGTCACCCGCGACGAGATCCTGGTAGACGGGGAAGAAGCCGAGGCTGCTCGCGAAGCTCTGCGCGTTCTTCTTGTTCAGCAGCACGGTCAGGTAGTCCCAGGCCAGGTCCTGCCGCTCGCTGTCCTTCCAGATCGCCACGTCCGAGCCGCCCGCGAAACCGGGCGCCGCCTTGCCGTCCGGGCCGGGGATCGGGAACGTACCCCAGACCTTCTCGATCTCGGGGTTGTCCTTCTTGATGGCGCCCTGCTGCCAACTACCGGCGAACGCCATCGCCGCCTTGCCGGTGGCGAACTGGGTGCGCGCGTCGATCTCGTTCCAGCCTGCCGCTGCCGGCGGGGCCACCTTGTGGACGGTCACCAGGTCGGTCCAGAACTTGACGGCCCGCTGCGCCTCGGGCGTGGTGTAGCCGGACTTCCAGGCGCCGCCCTGGTTGCTGGCGATCTCGCCGCCGGCCCCCCAGAGGAAGGAGTAGAAAGGCAGCTCGGAGTTGCCCGGCAGGGCGATGCCGTAGGTGCCCTTCTTCTTCGCCTGCACGGCCTTGGCCACCGTGACCAGGTCGTCCCAGGTCTTCGGCGGCTGAACGCCCGCCTCGGCGAACCAGTCCGTGCGGTAGTAGATCGCCCGGACGCCCGCGTACCACGGCACGCCGTACTGCTTGCCGTCGAGCTGCGCGTTGCGCACCAGGTCAGGCAGCAGGTCCTTGCTGTCGGCCCAGCCGCCCATCCGCCCGCTCACGTCGGCGAGCGCCTCCTGGGCAGCCCAGCCCTGAGTCTCGGTGTTGCCCAGCTCGGTGACGTCCGGCCCCTCGCCCCCGGCGAGCGCCGCCTGGAACTTCTTGGGCGCCTCGAGCCAGGGAATGTACTGCACCACCACGTCGGTGTCGGGGTGCTTCTGGCGGAACTCGGCCTCGACCCCGTCGAGGAAGGCGTTCTGCGCGTCGCCGCCCTCGCCCATCATCCAGACCGTGAGCTTGCTGTCGTCAGCCGCGTCCTCACCGGAACCCCCGCAGCCGGTCAGCACCATCGCGGCCGAGGCCACCATGGCGGTGACCGGGGCCAGCCGCTTCCACCTGTTCACGCCCACTCTCCCCTCGCGCCGCCTGGAACTAACCTTCTCCGCCGCACCTTAGTACGAAGAATTCCTTTACGACAGTGGGCGGGGCTGGCCGAAATCGTGGCGACCGTACCGCAGAAGCCCGACGAGTGCCGCCGTGACATCGGGCCGAAGTTGGGCACATAGCACGAAAGAGCGCCCGGCCAGGGCCGGGCGCTCTTTCCGGTAGTGCGGTCTTGCCAGTCCTGCTGTCTTCCAGGTGATGCCAGGTCGTTATCGGGCCTGCTGTCCCGCAGGCGATGCCGAGTCGTTATCGGGTGACGCTGCGGCGGCGACCCACGCCAGCCACCAGCGCGACCGCGACGGCCGCGACGACAACCTGCACCAGCAGCTCGCCCCAGTCCACGCCGTTCGTCTCGGTGGCGATGCCGATGGCCCGCGCCAGCACGGTGCCCAGCAGAGCCGCGCCGACACCAATCAACAGGTGCAGCCAGATCGGCATGTTCTGCCGGCCCGGAACGACCAGGCGGCCGAGCGCGCCGACGATGAGACCAACAACGATCGCAGTGATGATGCCCCACACGGTGAGCTCCACGGCCACCCTCCTTCAAGAATGTCTGACACACGATGTGTGTGCTTCCTGTCGTGACCGCTAAGTGCCCGCCCCACCGAAAATCCAAACCGACTCCGGCCACCAAACGATCACGACTTGGCCGACAGGAACACGTTCCACCGCCCACCTCCGCGCAGGCCCCACGATGTCGACCGGCCACCGTGGCGACCAGCCACCCGCCCAGGCCCGCGGGGCCACGGCCCCCGCCCCGGCCACCCGACCACCCAGCCACCCGGCACCCGGCACCCGGCACCCGGCCACATGATCAACACAAGGTCGCCGACATTGCGGTATGAGCCCGGGCTGACACCCCCACATCGCCGAAACAGAGTCGATCACGGTGGGGCGCGCCAGAAAGGCCCGCCGAGAGGGCCCCAGCCGTCCACCCCTTCAAGACACCCGACCGGAAGATCAACACCAGATCACCGACATTGCGGTATCAGCCCGGGAAGACACCGCCACATCGCCGAAACGGAGTCGATCCTGGTGGGGCGCCAGAGAGGGCCGACGCAGGCCCGGGCCGTGTGACCACACAGGACGCCGGGCCAAGAGATCATCACCAGATCGCCGACATTGCGGCATCAGACCCACAGGGACACCCCCACTTCGCCGAGAGGGAGCGGAGCCGGTCACGGCGATCCGGTGCACCGGAGGCACGCGGACAGGCACGGCGATCGGCCACTGCCGGGATGAACGCCGATGGGCGCCCGACCTGTCGGTCGAGCGCCCATCCGGGGTGTTGCGGTGGTACGTGGTAGTGCTCGGTGTTATCGGGTGACGCTGCGGCGGCGACCCACGCCAGCCACCAGCGCGACCGCGATGGCCGCGACGACGACCTGCACCAGCAGCTCGCCCCAGTCCACGCCGTTCGTCTCGGTGGCGATGCCGATGGCCCGCGCCAGCACGGTGCCCAGCAGAGCCGCGCCGATACCGATGAGCATGTGCAGCCAGATCGGCATGTTCTGCCGGCCGGGGACGACCAGGCGGCCGAGCGCGCCGACGATGAGACCAACAACGATCGCAGTGATGATGCCCCACACGGTGAGCTCCACGGTCGTCCTCCTTCAAAGAATGTCTGACACACGATGTGTGTGCTTCCTGTCGTGACCGCTAAGTGCCCGGGCCGCCGAAAACCCAAACCGACTCACCTGACAGGACGAAGCCGGGCGTCAATGTCCAACGGGTGCGTCGGTTGGCGCGGAAGCGCGTCCACACAGGTAGGAGCCCATCTCGTCGACCCATTCGGCCCGCGACGGCGTTCCAAAAAAGTTCCGCCGCCGCGGTCATACTCCCGCCGTCAGCAACCAGCCGGCATCCACGACGGGCGAATAGACCGGTCGAGGCAGCCCGGCCGAGCAGACCGACCGACGCAACGGGTCGACGAGACCGGTCGAGGCAGCTCGACCGAAGCAGACCGGCCGAGGAGCCTGCTGAAGCAGGCCCACCGGAACAGCCCGCCCGAAACAGTTCGGTCGAGGCAGCCCGGCCGAAGCAGGCCGACCGAGGCAACGGGTCGACGAGGAGCCCGTCGAGTGGGCC encodes:
- a CDS encoding sugar ABC transporter substrate-binding protein, producing MNRWKRLAPVTAMVASAAMVLTGCGGSGEDAADDSKLTVWMMGEGGDAQNAFLDGVEAEFRQKHPDTDVVVQYIPWLEAPKKFQAALAGGEGPDVTELGNTETQGWAAQEALADVSGRMGGWADSKDLLPDLVRNAQLDGKQYGVPWYAGVRAIYYRTDWFAEAGVQPPKTWDDLVTVAKAVQAKKKGTYGIALPGNSELPFYSFLWGAGGEIASNQGGAWKSGYTTPEAQRAVKFWTDLVTVHKVAPPAAAGWNEIDARTQFATGKAAMAFAGSWQQGAIKKDNPEIEKVWGTFPIPGPDGKAAPGFAGGSDVAIWKDSERQDLAWDYLTVLLNKKNAQSFASSLGFFPVYQDLVAGDTYANDKVMAAFATTMQNTKLTPLTPKWVEVSRTKTVTQAMNSSVMKGQKTVEKATADAAGEMESILNAK
- a CDS encoding GlsB/YeaQ/YmgE family stress response membrane protein produces the protein MELTVWGIITAIVVGLIVGALGRLVVPGRQNMPIWLHLLIGVGAALLGTVLARAIGIATETNGVDWGELLVQVVVAAVAVALVAGVGRRRSVTR
- a CDS encoding GlsB/YeaQ/YmgE family stress response membrane protein, with the protein product MELTVWGIITAIVVGLIVGALGRLVVPGRQNMPIWLHMLIGIGAALLGTVLARAIGIATETNGVDWGELLVQVVVAAIAVALVAGVGRRRSVTR